One stretch of Rana temporaria chromosome 10, aRanTem1.1, whole genome shotgun sequence DNA includes these proteins:
- the LOC120916544 gene encoding protein ANTAGONIST OF LIKE HETEROCHROMATIN PROTEIN 1-like isoform X1, with protein sequence MSIRSEKMSDDEMACFMAAATVASYFLYEREGRKKRARRYWIHPVIADLRDHEDTFSDYTRMSIKSFDELLGLLSSRLQPMDTYFRNSIPPVERLIITLRYLSTGQSLASLHYAFRVGKSTASYIVRDTCSAIWEVLKDIVFKKPTAEEWSQISEIFWQRCNFPNCVGAIDGKHIRIVKPMGSGSQYFNYKKYFSFLLMAVADANYSVTLILGRMAVALSLLYLVIHLLDTCCVPIV encoded by the exons ATGAGTATCAG ATCTGAAAAGATGAGTGATGATGAGATGGCGTGTTTTATGGCAGCAGCCACTGTTGCATCATATTTTCTATATgaaagagaggggagaaagaAGAGGGCACGCAGATACTGGATCCACCCCGTAATTGCTGATCTACGTGATCACGAGGATACATTTTCGGACTACACTAGGATGTCCATAAAAAG cttTGATGAGTTATTGGGTTTACTCAGTAGTCGGTTGCAGCCAATGGACACATATTTTCGTAACAGTATACCCCCTGTGGAGCGACTAATCATCACactgag gtaTCTATCAACCGGACAATCGTTAGCAAGTCTACACTATGCCTTTCGTGTTGGAAAATCGACTGCAAGTTACATCGTCCGTGACACCTGCTCTGCTATTTGGGAAGTGTTGAAGGATATTGTCTTTAAGAAACCTACAGCAGAGGAATGGTCACAGATCTCAGAAATTTTCTGGCAACGCTGCAATTTCCCCAATTGCGTTGGAGCGATCGATGGGAAACATATTCGGATCGTAAAGCCCATGGGTAGCGGAAGCCAgtattttaattacaaaaaatatttttcttttcttttaatggCTGTGGCTGATGCTAATTATTCCGTTACATTGATATTGGGTCGTATGGCAGTAGCGCTGTCTCTACTATATTTGGTAATTCATCTTTTGGACACATGCTGCGTACCAATAGTCTGA
- the LOC120916544 gene encoding protein ANTAGONIST OF LIKE HETEROCHROMATIN PROTEIN 1-like isoform X4, whose protein sequence is MSIREGRKKRARRYWIHPVIADLRDHEDTFSDYTRMSIKSFDELLGLLSSRLQPMDTYFRNSIPPVERLIITLRYLSTGQSLASLHYAFRVGKSTASYIVRDTCSAIWEVLKDIVFKKPTAEEWSQISEIFWQRCNFPNCVGAIDGKHIRIVKPMGSGSQYFNYKKYFSFLLMAVADANYSVTLILGRMAVALSLLYLVIHLLDTCCVPIV, encoded by the exons ATGAGTATCAG agaggggagaaagaAGAGGGCACGCAGATACTGGATCCACCCCGTAATTGCTGATCTACGTGATCACGAGGATACATTTTCGGACTACACTAGGATGTCCATAAAAAG cttTGATGAGTTATTGGGTTTACTCAGTAGTCGGTTGCAGCCAATGGACACATATTTTCGTAACAGTATACCCCCTGTGGAGCGACTAATCATCACactgag gtaTCTATCAACCGGACAATCGTTAGCAAGTCTACACTATGCCTTTCGTGTTGGAAAATCGACTGCAAGTTACATCGTCCGTGACACCTGCTCTGCTATTTGGGAAGTGTTGAAGGATATTGTCTTTAAGAAACCTACAGCAGAGGAATGGTCACAGATCTCAGAAATTTTCTGGCAACGCTGCAATTTCCCCAATTGCGTTGGAGCGATCGATGGGAAACATATTCGGATCGTAAAGCCCATGGGTAGCGGAAGCCAgtattttaattacaaaaaatatttttcttttcttttaatggCTGTGGCTGATGCTAATTATTCCGTTACATTGATATTGGGTCGTATGGCAGTAGCGCTGTCTCTACTATATTTGGTAATTCATCTTTTGGACACATGCTGCGTACCAATAGTCTGA